One stretch of Chryseobacterium indologenes DNA includes these proteins:
- a CDS encoding pyruvate dehydrogenase complex dihydrolipoamide acetyltransferase encodes MAEVITMPRLSDTMTEGKVAKWHKKVGDKVKEGDILAEIETDKAVQDFESEIEGTLLYVGVEEGAAAAVDSVLAIIGNEGEDISGLTGGAAAPSASSEAPKSEEQPKAETEETASAEVPAGVEVITMPRLSDTMTEGKVAKWHKNIGDTVKEGDLLAEIETDKAVQDFESEFNGVLLKQGVEEGGAAPVDTVLAIIGPAGTDVSAVGAPKSAAQVSEKPAEQKAEAKTEEKAAPAANTSSSDRVAISPLAKKMAQDKGVDINSVQGSGENGRIVKKDIENYQPAAKPAASAPAVSAAAQVAVNFVQGEDTETPNSQVRNVIAKRLSESKFSAPHYYLMVEINMDKAIEARKEINSIPDTKISFNDMIIKATAIALRKHPQVNSSWAGDKIIHRGNINVGVAVAIPDGLVVPVLKNTDQMSYTQISAAVKDMASRAKNKGLKANEMEGSTFSISNLGMFGIETFTSIINQPNSAILSVGAIIEKPIVKNGQIVVGNTMKLSLACDHRVVDGATGAQFLQTLRTYLENPLTLLL; translated from the coding sequence ATGGCAGAAGTAATTACGATGCCCCGCCTTTCCGATACTATGACGGAAGGTAAAGTGGCGAAATGGCATAAAAAAGTAGGAGATAAAGTAAAGGAAGGAGATATTTTAGCTGAAATTGAAACTGATAAAGCAGTTCAGGATTTCGAATCTGAAATAGAAGGGACCCTTTTATACGTTGGTGTAGAAGAAGGTGCTGCAGCTGCTGTAGACTCTGTTTTAGCAATTATTGGTAACGAAGGAGAAGATATTTCAGGATTAACAGGTGGAGCTGCTGCTCCTAGTGCAAGCTCTGAAGCTCCAAAATCAGAAGAACAGCCTAAAGCAGAAACTGAGGAAACTGCTTCAGCAGAAGTTCCGGCAGGAGTAGAAGTGATTACAATGCCAAGACTTTCTGATACAATGACAGAAGGTAAGGTTGCTAAATGGCACAAGAATATTGGAGATACAGTAAAAGAAGGTGATCTTCTAGCTGAAATTGAAACAGATAAAGCAGTACAGGATTTCGAATCTGAATTCAATGGAGTTCTATTGAAACAAGGTGTAGAAGAAGGTGGTGCTGCTCCGGTTGACACTGTATTGGCTATTATTGGTCCTGCAGGAACTGATGTTTCAGCAGTGGGTGCTCCTAAATCTGCTGCTCAGGTATCAGAAAAACCAGCCGAACAAAAAGCTGAAGCTAAAACTGAAGAAAAAGCTGCTCCGGCTGCTAATACTTCATCTTCTGACAGAGTAGCAATTTCTCCATTAGCTAAGAAAATGGCTCAGGATAAAGGGGTTGACATCAATAGTGTTCAAGGTTCAGGTGAAAACGGAAGAATCGTTAAAAAAGATATTGAAAATTACCAGCCAGCTGCCAAACCAGCTGCTTCAGCTCCGGCTGTAAGTGCTGCTGCTCAGGTTGCTGTAAACTTCGTTCAGGGAGAAGATACAGAGACTCCAAACTCACAGGTAAGAAATGTTATCGCGAAACGTCTTTCTGAAAGTAAGTTCTCTGCTCCTCACTACTATCTGATGGTTGAAATCAACATGGATAAAGCGATCGAAGCTAGAAAAGAGATCAACTCTATTCCGGATACGAAGATTTCATTCAATGATATGATCATTAAAGCCACCGCAATTGCTCTAAGAAAACACCCACAGGTAAATTCAAGCTGGGCAGGTGACAAGATCATTCACAGAGGAAATATCAATGTTGGTGTGGCAGTAGCTATTCCTGACGGATTAGTGGTTCCTGTATTGAAAAATACTGACCAGATGTCTTACACTCAGATCTCTGCAGCTGTAAAAGATATGGCTTCAAGAGCTAAGAACAAAGGTCTTAAGGCTAACGAAATGGAAGGATCTACATTCTCTATTTCTAACCTTGGAATGTTCGGAATCGAGACATTTACAAGTATCATCAACCAACCAAACTCTGCTATCCTTTCAGTAGGAGCAATCATCGAGAAACCAATCGTTAAGAACGGTCAGATTGTAGTGGGTAACACAATGAAACTTTCATTAGCATGTGACCACAGAGTTGTAGACGGTGCTACAGGTGCTCAATTCTTACAAACTTTAAGAACCTATTTAGAAAATCCATTAACTTTGTTACTGTAA
- a CDS encoding helix-turn-helix domain-containing protein: MGKKTKWQCPVFECTIIFGKKLYLSIKLFSYECKHREENQKIQRRKGISQEELAEMLHISRSTYQRIENGETNSWVNHIENICTSLDVNMEDILKPEEGYVQVNNNNDSSNSPSDNGIGLIQNQTNHYNTPEKLIVQYKERIKELKEQLEYWKSKAEDNK, encoded by the coding sequence ATGGGAAAAAAAACAAAATGGCAATGCCCTGTTTTTGAATGCACGATTATTTTTGGAAAAAAATTATATTTGTCCATCAAATTATTTAGTTATGAATGCAAGCATCGGGAAGAGAATCAGAAAATACAGAGAAGAAAAGGAATTTCACAGGAAGAACTGGCAGAGATGCTGCATATTTCCCGCTCTACCTATCAAAGGATAGAAAATGGGGAAACCAATTCATGGGTGAATCATATTGAAAATATCTGCACCTCTCTGGATGTTAATATGGAAGATATCCTGAAACCGGAAGAAGGATATGTACAGGTTAATAACAATAATGATTCTTCAAATTCTCCTAGTGATAATGGAATTGGCCTAATCCAAAACCAAACTAACCATTATAATACTCCTGAAAAACTTATTGTACAGTACAAGGAACGCATTAAAGAACTAAAAGAACAGCTAGAATACTGGAAAAGTAAAGCAGAAGACAACAAATAG
- a CDS encoding DUF6705 family protein gives MKNLFLIIVMLLSFSCKAQEYPLNTDPGEIPSNAYLKDMNNELDKYVGVWKGSWDGKTLYIQLKKLKHYSSIPGDTHPYYVDVIFGERKVVAADGTIEIDRITNFDEQGPEIRGIFSSLRNGNWKRLYFSPKNMCGKRAALDITSFAGNQMTLHFEYMPSIYKEDCIHNAYVEQHGDFPINFPKDIVLTKQ, from the coding sequence ATGAAAAATCTATTTTTAATCATAGTGATGTTATTGTCATTTTCTTGTAAAGCACAAGAGTATCCGCTTAATACAGATCCTGGTGAAATACCTAGTAATGCCTATCTAAAGGATATGAATAATGAGTTAGATAAGTATGTAGGGGTCTGGAAAGGAAGCTGGGATGGTAAAACACTATATATTCAATTAAAAAAACTAAAACATTATTCTTCTATACCAGGAGACACACATCCATATTATGTGGATGTAATTTTTGGTGAAAGAAAAGTTGTGGCAGCCGATGGAACTATAGAAATTGATAGAATTACTAATTTTGATGAACAGGGTCCTGAAATAAGAGGGATATTTTCAAGCTTAAGAAATGGAAATTGGAAAAGGCTATATTTCTCTCCTAAAAATATGTGTGGGAAAAGAGCTGCATTAGATATTACTAGTTTCGCAGGAAATCAAATGACACTTCATTTTGAATATATGCCTAGTATTTATAAAGAAGACTGTATACATAATGCATATGTTGAGCAGCATGGAGATTTTCCTATAAATTTTCCTAAAGATATAGTATTAACCAAACAGTAA
- a CDS encoding ABC transporter ATP-binding protein: MIKARNIHKSYGNLEVLKGVDIHIKVGEVVSIVGESGAGKSTLLQILGTLDHPTQSGKYDTEIEIAGESFINMNDKQLSKFRNQNIGFVFQFHQLLPEFTALENVLLPTKIAGANEREALEKAYALFEDLKIEQRLNHKPNQLSGGEAQRVAVARALINSPKIIFADEPTGNLDSKNADDLHRLFFDLRDKYNQTFVIVTHNPNLAEITDRKLVMKDGMIIE; encoded by the coding sequence ATGATTAAAGCAAGAAATATCCATAAATCTTATGGGAATTTAGAAGTACTGAAAGGAGTTGATATTCATATTAAAGTAGGAGAAGTGGTTTCTATTGTAGGAGAATCCGGAGCAGGTAAATCAACATTGCTACAGATTTTAGGAACATTGGATCATCCCACTCAATCCGGGAAATATGATACTGAAATTGAGATTGCCGGAGAATCATTTATTAATATGAATGATAAACAGTTATCAAAATTCAGAAATCAGAATATCGGTTTTGTCTTTCAGTTCCATCAATTGCTTCCTGAGTTTACTGCTTTGGAAAATGTTTTGCTTCCTACTAAAATTGCAGGAGCTAATGAAAGAGAAGCTCTTGAAAAGGCTTACGCCTTATTTGAGGACCTTAAAATTGAGCAGCGATTGAATCATAAACCCAATCAGCTTTCAGGTGGAGAAGCACAAAGGGTAGCTGTTGCAAGGGCTTTAATCAATTCACCGAAAATTATCTTTGCAGATGAACCTACCGGTAACCTGGATTCTAAAAATGCGGATGACCTTCACAGGCTGTTTTTTGATCTTAGAGATAAGTACAATCAGACCTTTGTGATTGTAACCCATAACCCGAATCTGGCTGAAATTACCGACCGTAAGCTTGTCATGAAGGATGGAATGATTATAGAATAG
- a CDS encoding murein L,D-transpeptidase catalytic domain-containing protein translates to MMKHFIFLFILLVSCSKAESQQAEAWGIPQSRISEIKNFIKDKDYNQDLAIFINFKIPSGKYRYFIYDLRNNKIVQKAIVAHGSGSVISGSNALKFSNIEGSYQSSLGKYAIGGSYMGQFGKAYRLKGLDSTNDNAIQRAIVLHSFSSVPDVESERPTCLSLGCPMLSINAFKETAKYIDKSEKPIILYTFY, encoded by the coding sequence ATGATGAAACACTTTATCTTTCTTTTTATACTTTTAGTTTCCTGCTCAAAAGCTGAATCGCAGCAGGCAGAGGCGTGGGGAATACCTCAATCCAGAATTTCAGAAATTAAAAATTTTATTAAAGATAAAGATTATAATCAGGACCTTGCCATCTTTATTAATTTTAAAATTCCATCAGGAAAATATCGTTACTTTATTTACGATCTGAGAAATAATAAAATTGTGCAAAAAGCTATTGTTGCCCATGGCTCAGGATCTGTAATCTCAGGATCAAATGCCTTAAAATTCAGTAATATTGAAGGTTCATATCAATCTTCTCTTGGAAAATATGCTATTGGAGGAAGTTATATGGGACAGTTTGGAAAAGCTTACCGTTTAAAAGGGCTGGATTCAACTAATGATAATGCTATCCAGAGAGCTATTGTTCTTCATTCCTTTAGCAGTGTTCCTGATGTAGAATCTGAAAGACCAACATGTCTGAGTTTGGGTTGCCCCATGCTTTCAATTAATGCTTTTAAAGAAACAGCGAAATACATTGACAAGTCAGAGAAACCTATTATCCTATACACTTTCTATTAA
- the radC gene encoding RadC family protein, whose protein sequence is MALKFLAEDDRPREKFLQKGKNSLSDSELLAIIMGSGNREESVLELARKILASVNNNWHQLSLLSVKDLMKFKGIGEAKAISIIAALEIGKRRAVQEIPERSVIGNSHDAYSILKNQLSDLRTEEFWAIFLNNSNKVIYTSQLTQGGISQSIVDVRVLFKTALEHFSTGVIIAHNHPSGSLKPSREDLTITQKIKEAGTVLSIQLLDHIIITQNSYFSFSDAGLL, encoded by the coding sequence ATGGCTTTAAAATTTTTGGCAGAAGACGACAGACCAAGGGAAAAATTCTTGCAAAAAGGTAAGAATTCGCTTTCCGATTCTGAACTCTTAGCTATTATTATGGGAAGTGGAAATAGAGAAGAAAGTGTGCTGGAATTGGCCAGGAAGATTTTAGCATCGGTAAACAATAACTGGCATCAGCTAAGTTTACTTTCTGTTAAAGATCTGATGAAATTTAAAGGAATAGGAGAAGCTAAAGCCATTTCCATTATTGCAGCTTTGGAAATCGGAAAGAGAAGGGCAGTACAGGAAATTCCGGAACGATCAGTGATCGGGAACAGTCATGATGCCTATTCAATCCTGAAAAATCAGTTGTCAGATCTCCGAACTGAAGAATTTTGGGCTATTTTTCTTAATAACAGTAATAAAGTTATATACACTTCACAGCTTACACAAGGTGGGATCAGCCAGTCTATTGTTGATGTAAGGGTATTGTTTAAAACAGCTCTTGAACATTTTTCTACAGGAGTTATTATTGCCCATAATCATCCTTCAGGGAGTCTGAAGCCAAGCAGAGAAGATCTTACTATTACACAAAAAATAAAAGAAGCGGGAACAGTATTAAGCATCCAGCTTTTAGACCATATTATCATTACACAGAATTCATATTTTAGTTTTTCGGACGCAGGATTATTATGA
- a CDS encoding phytanoyl-CoA dioxygenase family protein, protein MLQQIRHYKLSYMLYNFFKKSKLKHNIPLYKKYGINKRYFSSISSKDFAHLPQTERRIAEEKLSSTAFFKNLTEENKQSALRYDDNGYMILRNFISPETAENINVEIEKLMKDGTLKFRYGGKLMFAIHHSEIIRKIGSDKNLLDFLSVLLDGQAKLFQSINFINGSQQKTHSDSIHMTTFPLGGLLGVWIALEDVDESNGALHYIPGSHKLPYFLNSDYDNEGTSLKIGKKSYKAYEEFLENKVKELGLKKEVFRAKKGDMLIWHANILHGGEPHTDKNRTRKSLVYHFFDENSVCYHEVTQRPALFEL, encoded by the coding sequence ATGTTACAGCAAATTCGTCATTATAAACTATCCTATATGCTTTATAATTTCTTTAAAAAAAGTAAATTAAAGCATAATATTCCATTATATAAAAAGTACGGGATCAACAAAAGGTATTTTTCGAGTATTTCAAGTAAAGATTTTGCCCATCTTCCACAGACAGAAAGAAGGATTGCTGAAGAGAAACTTTCATCCACTGCTTTTTTTAAAAATTTGACAGAAGAAAATAAGCAAAGTGCTCTTCGTTATGATGATAACGGATATATGATTCTGAGAAACTTTATTAGCCCGGAAACTGCAGAAAACATCAATGTTGAGATTGAAAAACTGATGAAAGATGGAACTTTAAAATTCCGTTATGGTGGAAAACTTATGTTTGCTATTCACCATTCTGAAATCATTAGAAAGATTGGAAGTGATAAAAATTTACTGGATTTTCTATCTGTTTTACTGGATGGGCAAGCCAAACTGTTTCAAAGTATCAATTTTATCAACGGAAGCCAACAGAAAACGCATTCTGATAGTATTCACATGACAACATTTCCGTTGGGCGGACTTCTGGGAGTATGGATTGCTCTGGAAGATGTGGATGAAAGTAATGGGGCATTACATTATATTCCGGGAAGTCACAAATTACCTTATTTTCTGAACTCTGATTATGATAATGAAGGAACATCTTTAAAAATAGGGAAGAAGAGTTATAAAGCTTATGAAGAATTTTTGGAGAATAAAGTGAAAGAACTGGGGCTGAAAAAAGAAGTTTTCCGGGCAAAAAAAGGAGATATGCTGATCTGGCATGCCAATATTCTTCACGGCGGAGAGCCTCATACCGATAAAAACAGAACCCGAAAAAGCCTGGTATATCACTTTTTTGATGAAAACAGCGTATGCTACCATGAAGTTACACAAAGACCTGCATTATTTGAACTGTAA
- a CDS encoding inorganic pyrophosphatase yields the protein MIPNFKAHPWHGISAGEDAPNVVNVFVEIVPSDTIKYEVDKETGYLKVDRPQKFSNIIPALYGFVPRTYCDQEVMKLAIEAGATDVTMGDHDPLDICVLSSHNIHAGGLLMEAIPIGGFKMIDGGEADDKIVAVMINDHAFGHFRDITELPEAEVKRLMHYFLTYKNLPDEPAKCRIQEVYGAEHARKVIKASQTDYADKFGG from the coding sequence ATGATTCCAAATTTTAAAGCACATCCATGGCACGGAATTTCTGCAGGAGAAGATGCGCCAAATGTTGTAAACGTATTTGTGGAGATTGTTCCTTCAGATACTATTAAATATGAAGTAGACAAAGAAACAGGATATTTAAAAGTAGACAGGCCTCAGAAATTCTCTAACATTATCCCTGCTTTGTATGGTTTTGTTCCAAGAACATACTGTGACCAAGAGGTTATGAAACTTGCTATTGAAGCAGGAGCTACTGATGTGACAATGGGAGATCATGATCCACTTGATATTTGTGTTTTAAGTTCTCACAATATCCATGCTGGAGGTTTATTGATGGAAGCTATTCCAATTGGTGGCTTTAAAATGATCGACGGAGGAGAAGCCGATGATAAAATTGTAGCTGTAATGATTAACGACCACGCATTCGGACACTTCAGAGATATTACTGAATTACCGGAAGCAGAAGTAAAAAGATTGATGCACTACTTCCTAACATACAAAAACTTACCGGACGAGCCTGCAAAATGCAGAATCCAGGAGGTTTACGGTGCTGAGCATGCAAGAAAAGTGATTAAAGCTTCTCAAACAGACTATGCCGATAAATTCGGAGGATAA
- a CDS encoding amidohydrolase translates to MKRILYTFILSVGFSSCHHKMPQEKAEILYFGGPIITMEDSSPQVEAVAIKDGKIIFAGTKSDAERFSEPATKLINLNGKTLLPGFIDVHGHLTSRAGIMDAVDLSPEPYGTVNSIKDLQITIKNYIKDNKITDQQPIIGNGYDDAIMAEHRHPTRTELDVISKTNPIIVIHASGHASVANSAMLQLLGIKESSKDPEGGHIGRDKATGKLNGKLEENASFTALLTLTEKMSKGKDTQVHAMENLMKAQDEWLSYGQTTICDGRTMGESVALLEKAASQHLFKADIVYFPDYEYFKKDFSNFKPKYMKYENRLKLAGFKFSDDGSPQGKTAWLTQPYLVPPEGQSKDYKGFPIFTDETLYNDLKTLFQNHITAQLHVNGDAAIDQAIRVIKRLKDENIYQPELRSTLIHVQNSRPDHIQKIKELGVIPSYFSTHAYLWGDWHYSSVFGPERAAFISPANSALKAGITFTIHHDAPVTPPDLITAVYAAVNRKTRSGMILGPNERISPIEALKAITINGAYQLQEENRKGSIKAGKIADFVILDQNPLTINPENLRKIKVLETIKEGNSVYKRDSIY, encoded by the coding sequence ATGAAAAGGATACTATATACGTTTATCTTATCTGTAGGCTTTAGCAGCTGTCATCATAAGATGCCACAAGAAAAAGCTGAAATACTATATTTCGGAGGGCCTATTATAACTATGGAGGATTCTTCTCCCCAGGTTGAAGCTGTAGCAATTAAAGACGGGAAAATAATTTTTGCCGGCACAAAATCAGATGCTGAACGTTTTTCAGAGCCAGCCACTAAATTGATTAACTTAAATGGAAAGACTCTTCTTCCTGGCTTTATAGATGTTCATGGACATCTTACATCAAGAGCCGGGATTATGGATGCTGTAGATCTGTCCCCCGAACCTTATGGCACTGTAAATTCTATTAAAGATTTACAGATTACGATTAAAAACTACATCAAAGACAATAAAATCACAGATCAACAGCCAATTATCGGAAATGGTTATGATGATGCAATAATGGCCGAACACCGTCATCCTACAAGAACAGAACTGGATGTCATCAGCAAAACCAATCCTATTATTGTCATTCACGCTTCAGGTCATGCCAGTGTAGCAAATAGTGCAATGCTACAACTCTTGGGGATAAAAGAATCATCAAAAGATCCTGAAGGAGGGCACATTGGCAGAGATAAAGCAACAGGAAAACTGAATGGAAAGCTGGAAGAGAACGCTAGCTTCACAGCGTTACTGACCTTAACGGAAAAAATGAGTAAAGGCAAAGATACTCAGGTTCATGCCATGGAAAACCTGATGAAAGCCCAGGATGAATGGCTCAGCTATGGGCAAACGACTATTTGTGATGGAAGAACTATGGGAGAAAGTGTAGCTTTGTTAGAAAAGGCAGCTTCTCAACATCTTTTTAAAGCCGATATTGTTTACTTTCCTGATTATGAATATTTCAAAAAAGATTTCAGCAATTTCAAGCCAAAGTATATGAAGTATGAAAATCGTTTGAAACTGGCTGGATTCAAATTTTCTGATGATGGCTCTCCTCAAGGAAAAACAGCCTGGTTGACACAGCCTTATTTAGTTCCGCCGGAAGGTCAGTCTAAAGACTACAAAGGATTTCCCATTTTTACGGATGAAACTTTATATAACGATCTGAAAACACTTTTCCAAAATCATATCACTGCCCAGCTTCATGTAAACGGAGATGCAGCAATTGATCAGGCTATACGCGTTATCAAAAGGTTAAAAGATGAAAATATTTACCAACCGGAACTGCGGTCAACATTAATTCATGTACAAAACAGCCGCCCTGATCATATTCAAAAGATAAAAGAATTAGGCGTAATTCCTTCTTACTTTTCTACTCATGCTTATTTATGGGGAGACTGGCATTACTCAAGTGTTTTTGGTCCCGAAAGAGCAGCTTTTATAAGTCCGGCCAACTCTGCATTAAAAGCAGGCATTACGTTTACCATTCATCATGATGCTCCGGTTACTCCACCAGATCTGATAACGGCAGTATATGCAGCGGTGAATAGAAAAACGCGCTCAGGAATGATTTTAGGACCCAATGAAAGAATCTCTCCCATTGAAGCCCTAAAAGCGATTACCATTAACGGAGCTTATCAATTGCAGGAAGAAAATAGAAAAGGATCTATTAAAGCAGGTAAAATAGCTGACTTTGTTATTCTGGATCAGAATCCTTTAACGATAAATCCTGAAAATCTTAGAAAGATCAAGGTTCTTGAAACTATAAAAGAAGGAAATTCCGTGTACAAAAGAGACTCAATTTATTGA